TAAGTCGCTAAGCTCGGTACAAACCGGCAAAGCACTTGAGGTAAAAAGCTTGCAGGAGTATTTATCTAAAAAATAATAAATTTAAGGCAGTTTAGCTTATAGCTAAACTGTTTTTAAAGTATTGCTGGAAGCAGTAGATATCCATATATGGTATTTTGCTTTGAATTTTAGTCTAGCTTTCATCAATCTAGTAATATTAAAGCTTATGTTTAATATAATCTCACTCAAAAGGAGAGATTATGAAAATTTTAAATGCTTTTTTTACGGGTATTATATTTGTCCTTGCTCCTATTTTTACGTTATTTGTTGGAATTTACAACAACTACTTTTCTTACTATGGCATAAGCGAGTATTTTAATGTTATTTTTGTTGATAATGTGCCTTTCTTATGGCTTTTGCCCGTATTTTTTATATTTGGGTATTGCTTTTTTTATGCGCCTTTTAGAAAAATTTTTAGAGCCTTTTATTTAGTTTTGCTGATAGCTTGTGCTTTTAGTTGGTATCATGACTTTGGACGCACTTTAGGAGAGAATTATTTTATGAGCAAATCGCTATCTTTAGATATCTCATCAAATTTAGAAAATGAGCAAAAGACTGATGGAAAGATACTTTATGAAGGACGAAGAGAAATTTATTTTTTAAGAAGCGATAATAATAAAGTCGTTAAAATTTCAAAGTAAAGTTTTACCTTTATTTAGTTAAAATGGCATAAAAATTTAAAGGTTTAAAATGCGTTTAAAACTCCCACACGTTCCGTATATTTCACATAAAATAGCAATAGATCTTCTAAATTGTGGTTTCGTAAGACTAAATAAAGGCATTGAGCCAATCGTAGCAAAAACAAGTGAAATTTTAACAGTCGATATTCAAAAAGAAAGAGCTTTAGATGAGCGAGTAAATGAGCTTTTGGAGAAAAATGAAGACGAGATGCAAACTATGCAAATTGACCGCAAAAATATGTTTTGGCTCGTTAAAAAGAAGCTTGCAGGTGAATTTGATGTAATTTTAGCCCACGAAGATAGATTTAGTAATATCGCTCACAAAGTGCTTGAAACTATTTGGAAGAGCGGTCTTGTTGATTATAATGTATCTGAAAATCGTGTAAAAAATGTGATTTATAACTCAATAGACGAGTACTTAAAAAACTATGAGAAGATAGAAGACGATGTCTATGAAATGATACAAAATTATAAACATAAGCTAATCCCAGGAACTGATGAATATGATCTTGTCTTTGAGCGTTTGTATCAAGATGAGCTTAAAAAAAGAGGCATGCTTTAATGAAAGCTTACATTTATATTGAAAATGGTGTTTTTTTAGAAGCAAAAGCTTTTGGTGCTCATGGTGAGTGTGCAGGTGAGCTCGTTTTTAATACCTCGATGACTGGCTATGAAGAGATCATGAGCGATCCAAGCTATGCTGGTCAGTTTATCGTCTTTACGATGCCAGAAATAGGTATAGTAGGTATAAATGAAGACGATATGGAGAGCCTTAGAATTCATGCAAGCGGCGTTATAATGAGAAGCTACAATGAAATTCCATCAAACTACCGCTCGCAAAAATCTTTGGGAAAATTTTTCGAAGAGCAAGGTAAATTTGGCGTTTATGACGTTGATACTAGATACCTCACAAAGATGCTACGCGATGAAGGTGCCTTGATGGCTTATATTTCAACACAAATAAGTGACAAAGATGAGCTAAAACGTAGGCTTGAAAGTAGTGGGCGTATCGAAAATATAAACTACGTAAAAACAGTTAGCGCGATGGATGAGTACGAGCACAAAAAAGGCGCTTGGGATAGAAATTTAAAGTCATATAAGCCGCTAAAAAGTATCGGTAAAAAGATAGCTGTTTTTGACTTTGGTGTAAAGAGAAATATCTTAAACGAGCTATGTGAAACTGGTCTTGAAGTCATTGTCGTGCCACACGATACTAAGGCTGAAATTTTGATAGAAAAATTTAAAAATGGCGAGATAAATGGGGTATTCTTATCAAATGGTCCTGGTGAGCCAAAGAATTTAAAGGCCGAAATAGGCGAGATCAAAAAGATGATTGAGGCTAGGATACCGATATTTGGTATTTGTCTTGGCCACCAGCTACTATCAAATGCCTTTGGATATGAGACATATAAACTTAAATTTGGTCAGCACGGAGCAAACCAT
The Campylobacter concisus genome window above contains:
- a CDS encoding isoleucyl-tRNA synthetase, coding for MKILNAFFTGIIFVLAPIFTLFVGIYNNYFSYYGISEYFNVIFVDNVPFLWLLPVFFIFGYCFFYAPFRKIFRAFYLVLLIACAFSWYHDFGRTLGENYFMSKSLSLDISSNLENEQKTDGKILYEGRREIYFLRSDNNKVVKISK
- a CDS encoding DUF507 family protein codes for the protein MRLKLPHVPYISHKIAIDLLNCGFVRLNKGIEPIVAKTSEILTVDIQKERALDERVNELLEKNEDEMQTMQIDRKNMFWLVKKKLAGEFDVILAHEDRFSNIAHKVLETIWKSGLVDYNVSENRVKNVIYNSIDEYLKNYEKIEDDVYEMIQNYKHKLIPGTDEYDLVFERLYQDELKKRGML
- the carA gene encoding glutamine-hydrolyzing carbamoyl-phosphate synthase small subunit; amino-acid sequence: MKAYIYIENGVFLEAKAFGAHGECAGELVFNTSMTGYEEIMSDPSYAGQFIVFTMPEIGIVGINEDDMESLRIHASGVIMRSYNEIPSNYRSQKSLGKFFEEQGKFGVYDVDTRYLTKMLRDEGALMAYISTQISDKDELKRRLESSGRIENINYVKTVSAMDEYEHKKGAWDRNLKSYKPLKSIGKKIAVFDFGVKRNILNELCETGLEVIVVPHDTKAEILIEKFKNGEINGVFLSNGPGEPKNLKAEIGEIKKMIEARIPIFGICLGHQLLSNAFGYETYKLKFGQHGANHPVLNLETKAIEITTQNHNYNVPESIVEVAVVTHRNLFDNTIEGVRYKDYPIFSVQHHPEASGGPSESKYIFKQFLEIL